The Benincasa hispida cultivar B227 chromosome 9, ASM972705v1, whole genome shotgun sequence genome has a segment encoding these proteins:
- the LOC120084581 gene encoding capping protein inhibiting regulator of actin dynamics-like has protein sequence MEKEGGLPEAGVINQPLPSEEEKAEASRRSALAVLDHKETVQIESYEGPIRVSLEEVEAKKLSETDEGKKKRKSKSKRAKGDEETWPKKERKEKKSSEKRKRRREDNRLKKEEKRKRAESPDIDGESTIARVEEGVSKQEKESAQPQEASTHIRTVATEDREDPDITPLMRRRKENASQRSTSDPQFCQSLAEEKERRKREEEEKQEKMLRAQQIIAAGNLKRKLQDEEINSLA, from the exons ATGGAGAAGGAGGGAGGGCTACCCGAAGCCGGAGTTATTAATCAGCCCTTACCTTCTGAGGAGGAGAAGGCAGAAGCTTCACGAAGAAGCGCCCTGGCCGTTTTGGATCATAAGGAAACTGTTCAAATAGAATCCTATGAAGGACCCATCAGGGTTTCTTTGGAGGAGGTGGAAGCGAAGAAGCTGTCGGAAACGgatgaagggaagaagaaaagaaaaagcaaaagcAAGCGGGCAAAAGGAGATGAAGAGACCTGGccaaagaaggaaagaaaagaaaagaagtcgAGTGAGAAGAGGAAGCGCAGGCGAGAAGATAATCGcttgaagaaggaagaaaagaggaagagggCTGAAAGCCCGGATATCGATGGAGAATCGACCATCGCAAGGGTGGAAGAGGGGGTGTCAAAGCAAGAAAAAGAATCAGCGCAACCTCAAgaggcatcaacgcatatcaggACAGTTGCGACTGAAGACCGAGAGGATCCAGACATCACCCCTCTAatgcggcgtcgcaaggagaatgcatCGCAAAGGTCAACAAGTGACCCACAATTTTGCCAAAGTCTAGCAGAAGAGAAGGAAcggagaaaaagagaagaagaggaaaaacaagaaaagatgttACGAGCGCAACAAATTATCGCAGCaggaaatttgaaaagaaaactccAAGATGAGGAA attaactcactcgcttaa